A window of Notolabrus celidotus isolate fNotCel1 chromosome 11, fNotCel1.pri, whole genome shotgun sequence contains these coding sequences:
- the mfsd4ab gene encoding major facilitator superfamily domain-containing protein 4B, which translates to MFVDERIVTLFKRNFHHTLTYWSVFFSFGLCIAFLGPTICDLQSQTHSTIDQITWVFFSQQFCLLIGSSLGGIFKRTLFSSLSALFVSALVISVIFAIIPLCNNVLLLAVAMAVSGFAMGIIDTIANIQLVTIYQKDSAVFLQALHFFIGFGALVSPLIADPFLSEGGCGNSTGNGTGEIMHHVRLMLRHTPILEHNITQSHLTHAGEAEESSVHYAFWIMALINLPVPIAVLFLMYREQLIPCCPSSTPALLDKDELAMEHQQGAEGVDEEQREHEAGGHGDIFSCCQNDNLRGLPVSFFMIHILGGLVLFMTDGIVGAYAGFVYYYGVAPPMSLPPKTAGYLASIFWAAITAGRLLSIPLSYRFQPVRLLMFNLAGAIVTVLMLLIFYTSSVFLFVGTCLCGLFLSSIFPCMLSYTEDILDYQGCATSVLVTSAGMGEMVMQVLVGSIIHTEGSYSFLLCGMIIACIGFIVFIGLLLFHRMHRNYLTGTTKKSAMVEEPATEQAGSAKTEQKESS; encoded by the exons ATGTTCGTGGATGAACGGATCGTAACCTTGTTTAAAAGGAACTTCCACCACACACTGACATACTGGAGCGTTTTCTTTAGTTTTGGACTCTGCATCGCTTTCCTTGGACCTACAATTTGTGACTTGCAAAGTCAAACACACTCTACGATTGATCAGATTACCTGGGTGTTCTTCTCCCAGCAGTTCTGCTTGTTGATTGGCAGCTCTCTAGGGGGTATTTTCAAGAGGAC GTTGTTCAGTTCTCTGTCTGCCCTATTTGTCTCTGCCTTGGTCATCTCTGTAATATTTGCCATCATCCCACTGTGCAATAATGTTCTCCTACTGGCGGTTGCCATGGCTGTGTCTGGGTTTGCAATGGGAATTATTGACACCATTGCCAACATCCAACTGGTGACCATTTATCAGAAGGACTCAGCTGTCTTCTTACAG GCTCTTCACTTTTTCATTGGCTTCGGAGCCCTGGTGAGCCCTCTGATTGCAGATCCTTTCCTCTCAGAGGGCGGCTGCGGGAACAGCACAGGGAATGGGACTGGGGAGATCATGCATCACGTCAGGCTCATGCTGAGACACACTCCGATACTGGAGCACAACATCACTCAAAGCCACTTAACCCATGCGGGGGAGGCAGAGGAGTCCAGTGTGCATTATGCCTTCTGGATCATGGCTCTTATCAAT TTGCCGGTGCCCATTGCAGTCCTGTTCCTAATGTACCGAGAGCAGCTGATCCCATGCTGCCCCAGTAGCACTCCTGCACTTCTGGACAAAGATGAACTAGCAATGGagcaccagcagggggcagagggtgttgatgaggagcagagagagcatGAAGCAGGAG GTCATGGGGATATCTTTAGCTGCTGTCAGAATGATAACCTGCGCGGGCTGCCTGTATCCTTCTTTATGATCCATATCCTTGGTGGGCTGGTGCTCTTCATGACCGATGGTATTGTG GGTGCATATGCCGGCTTTGTGTACTACTACGGGGTAGCTCCGCCTATGTCTCTGCCCCCTAAGACAGCAGGTTACCTGGCCAGCATCTTTTGGGCAGCAATCACAGCTGGACGTCTGTTGTCTATTCCTCTCTCATACCGCTTTCAGCCTGTGAGGCTGCTCATGTTCAACCTG GCGGGCGCTATTGTTACTGTGTTGATGCTGCTTATTTTCTATACCAGCAGCGTCTTTTTGTTTGTCGGGACCTGTTTATGTGGGCTTTTCCTCAGCAGTATATTCCCCTGTATGCTGTCCTACACCGAAGACATTCTTGATTACCAGG GATGTGCAACATCAGTCCTGGTGACAAGTGCAGGGATGGGAGAGATGGTAATGCAGGTTCTGGTTGGCTCA ATTATCCACACTGAAGGCAGCTACAGCTTCCTGCTGTGCGGAATGATTATAGCCTGCATCGGCTTTATCGTCTTCATTGGTCTCCTGCTGTTCCATCGAATGCACAGAAATTACCTCACAG GAACGACGAAAAAGTCTGCTATGGTGGAAGAGCCAGctacagagcaggcaggatctgccaaaacagagcagaaagagaGCAGCTGA